A single region of the Pontibacter kalidii genome encodes:
- a CDS encoding S1C family serine protease, with protein MKRNLRMTSFLLAPAIMLSSCASILNSKQQPLQIVTDHATAKVYVNGELAGEGEQVEAKLARDMKVQQLKVEQTGFKPEYKVAFQTTKSPLYIMSWIPFGILFFPPFSDGGPKSFDYKKEAIPVKPSLSIVPKKENSKYIYLKSTSFNVSKEDLVFKKYFSHKRYNKGKKESSVTNGKDDLKLDNTIFSDAIADVLKKYGYTDTTRSVLKNKTNTIYVGAEVSNVQFSDIYNNKGAFRQNYAVGKATINWTFYDVYGQTKFQKSIVSESGEFSPNYYDDPQDYIAVILEDAITASFFKVLEAEEVQQLMKEEQTETPTFTPLALKKAKSSSLVKTIAQAQNATVTLKTKEGHGSGIVIDESGYILTNFHVIANQEKNTKLILPDGQEVSCDVVRVNEYADLALLKADKKFTYSFALPSAADYSSGMDVFAIGTPNSIELGQTLSKGIISGIRNNKDSEWIQTDVSVNPGNSGGALIDRNGKLLGVVNSKVTGFGIEGIAFCIPAYKVSQFLGLSVK; from the coding sequence ATGAAAAGAAACTTACGCATGACAAGCTTTCTACTTGCACCAGCCATTATGCTTTCCAGCTGTGCAAGTATTCTTAACTCAAAGCAGCAGCCCCTCCAGATTGTTACAGACCATGCCACCGCCAAAGTGTATGTCAATGGGGAGTTAGCGGGAGAAGGTGAGCAGGTAGAGGCCAAACTCGCCAGAGACATGAAGGTGCAGCAGCTTAAAGTGGAGCAGACAGGTTTTAAGCCGGAGTATAAAGTTGCTTTCCAGACAACTAAATCGCCGCTCTACATTATGTCCTGGATCCCTTTCGGCATCCTGTTCTTTCCGCCTTTCTCTGACGGCGGCCCGAAGAGCTTCGATTACAAGAAAGAGGCTATTCCCGTTAAACCCAGCCTTAGCATTGTTCCTAAAAAAGAGAACAGCAAATACATTTACCTGAAGAGCACCTCCTTTAATGTGAGCAAGGAAGATCTGGTCTTCAAGAAGTATTTCAGTCACAAAAGATATAACAAAGGGAAAAAGGAATCTTCGGTTACCAACGGAAAAGACGACCTTAAACTGGACAACACGATCTTCTCAGATGCCATTGCGGATGTACTGAAGAAGTATGGCTACACAGACACGACAAGATCTGTGCTGAAGAATAAGACCAACACCATTTATGTAGGGGCTGAGGTAAGCAACGTTCAGTTTAGCGATATTTATAATAACAAGGGAGCGTTCAGGCAAAACTATGCTGTCGGTAAGGCTACCATTAACTGGACCTTTTACGACGTGTACGGACAAACCAAGTTCCAGAAGTCTATCGTCTCTGAATCGGGCGAGTTCAGCCCCAACTACTATGATGACCCGCAGGATTACATTGCCGTGATTCTGGAAGATGCCATTACGGCTTCTTTCTTTAAGGTGCTGGAGGCAGAGGAGGTACAGCAGCTTATGAAAGAAGAGCAGACAGAGACACCCACCTTTACCCCTCTCGCTCTAAAGAAAGCTAAATCCTCTTCTCTGGTGAAAACAATCGCTCAGGCACAGAACGCGACCGTCACCCTGAAAACCAAGGAAGGCCACGGCAGCGGCATTGTAATTGATGAAAGCGGCTACATCCTAACTAACTTCCATGTGATAGCCAACCAGGAGAAAAACACGAAGCTTATACTTCCGGACGGCCAGGAGGTTTCCTGTGATGTTGTTCGCGTGAACGAGTATGCTGACCTGGCCTTGTTGAAGGCAGATAAGAAGTTCACCTACTCCTTTGCCCTGCCAAGCGCCGCAGACTACTCTTCCGGAATGGACGTGTTTGCCATCGGAACACCTAACTCCATAGAGCTGGGACAAACCTTATCGAAGGGTATTATCTCCGGCATCAGAAATAACAAAGACTCTGAGTGGATCCAAACCGATGTGAGCGTGAACCCGGGAAATAGTGGCGGTGCCCTGATCGACAGAAACGGAAAGCTGCTTGGTGTGGTAAACTCTAAAGTGACGGGCTTTGGGATTGAAGGAATCGCCTTCTGTATTCCTGCTTACAAAGTAAGCCAGTTTTTGGGCTTGAGTGTGAAGTAA
- a CDS encoding ABC transporter ATP-binding protein, translating to MPNPTPILQVRELETVFSTRSGTTRAVDNISFEVYPGEVVAIVGESGSGKSVTALSLMRLLDAAGTTTGGEAVFQSGKYGEVDLLQLPEKQLQGIRGNEISMIFQEPMSSLNPVYTCGKQVAEVLLLHTDLSKKEAKARTIQLFEKAKLPRPDKMFDAYPHEISGGQTQRVMIAMAMACAPGLLIADEPTTALDVTVQARMLQLIDVLRVKDNTAVLFISHDLGVVAGIADRILVMYKGKVVEQGKVLDIFTQPQHPYTKGLLACRPTLSVRPQAILPTVSDFMLEDTFGNITERKREVYEPSLADVVNAYVGTVASIKQEQENKQKPPLLQVENLKVYFPVRQGFFSRTTDDVKAVDGVSFEVKAGETIGLVGESGCGKTTLGRALLRLVEPTEGRILFNGHDIAQLSPKQLRQSRRDFQMIFQDPYASLNPMHTVGEAIMEPMEVHNLYGSSKERRGKVMELLEKVGLATEHLRRYPHELSGGQRQRVSIARALALQPKCIICDEPVSALDVSVQAQVLNLLNRLKEEFHITYIFITHDLSVAKYMSDRILVMNKGQIVESGTPEQLYLQPREEYTRTLMNAIPGGEPEDIMAAQRKREALKARV from the coding sequence TTGCCAAATCCCACACCCATACTTCAGGTCAGAGAGCTAGAGACCGTTTTCTCCACGCGCAGCGGCACCACCAGGGCCGTGGACAACATCTCGTTTGAGGTATACCCGGGCGAGGTAGTGGCCATTGTGGGGGAGTCGGGATCAGGGAAATCGGTCACGGCACTCTCGCTGATGCGGCTGCTGGATGCGGCAGGCACAACAACAGGGGGAGAGGCGGTTTTCCAATCCGGGAAGTATGGCGAGGTAGACCTGTTGCAGCTGCCGGAGAAGCAGCTGCAAGGCATTCGCGGCAACGAGATAAGTATGATTTTCCAGGAGCCGATGTCGTCTTTAAACCCGGTTTATACCTGTGGAAAACAGGTGGCGGAGGTGTTGCTGTTGCACACTGATCTTTCTAAAAAAGAGGCCAAAGCACGTACCATTCAGCTTTTTGAGAAAGCAAAGCTGCCAAGGCCGGACAAGATGTTCGACGCTTATCCACACGAGATCTCAGGCGGGCAGACGCAGCGCGTGATGATCGCGATGGCCATGGCCTGCGCGCCGGGCCTACTTATAGCCGACGAACCCACCACCGCCCTGGATGTAACGGTGCAGGCGCGTATGCTGCAGTTGATAGACGTGCTCCGGGTAAAGGATAATACCGCTGTGCTGTTCATTTCCCATGACCTGGGGGTAGTGGCCGGAATCGCCGATCGCATTCTGGTGATGTACAAAGGCAAGGTGGTAGAGCAGGGCAAGGTGCTGGACATCTTTACCCAACCGCAGCACCCCTACACCAAAGGTCTGCTGGCCTGCCGGCCCACCTTATCTGTCAGGCCGCAAGCCATACTTCCTACCGTGTCGGATTTTATGCTGGAGGATACGTTCGGGAACATCACCGAAAGGAAGCGGGAAGTATACGAGCCCTCGCTGGCAGATGTGGTAAACGCCTATGTAGGTACGGTAGCAAGTATAAAGCAAGAGCAGGAGAACAAGCAGAAGCCGCCACTGCTGCAGGTGGAGAACCTGAAAGTATACTTCCCAGTCCGGCAGGGTTTCTTTAGCCGTACTACAGACGATGTAAAAGCCGTGGACGGGGTGAGCTTTGAGGTAAAGGCCGGCGAGACGATCGGTCTGGTAGGCGAGTCGGGGTGCGGCAAGACCACGCTGGGCCGGGCGCTGCTGCGGCTGGTGGAACCCACCGAAGGCCGCATCCTCTTCAACGGCCACGACATCGCCCAACTTAGCCCCAAACAACTCCGCCAGAGCCGCCGCGATTTCCAGATGATCTTCCAGGACCCGTACGCTTCGCTAAACCCGATGCACACCGTGGGCGAGGCCATCATGGAGCCGATGGAGGTACATAACTTGTACGGTAGCAGCAAAGAGCGCCGTGGAAAAGTAATGGAACTGCTTGAGAAGGTGGGGCTTGCGACGGAGCACCTCCGTCGTTATCCACATGAGCTCTCGGGCGGGCAGCGGCAGCGCGTGAGCATAGCCAGGGCGCTGGCACTGCAGCCAAAGTGCATCATCTGCGATGAACCCGTGTCGGCACTGGATGTGTCGGTGCAGGCGCAGGTGCTCAATCTGCTTAACAGGCTCAAAGAGGAGTTTCACATCACCTACATCTTCATTACCCATGACTTATCAGTAGCAAAATATATGTCGGACCGTATACTAGTGATGAACAAGGGCCAGATCGTGGAAAGCGGAACGCCGGAACAACTCTACCTTCAACCGCGGGAGGAGTATACGCGTACGCTTATGAATGCCATCCCGGGAGGCGAGCCGGAAGACATTATGGCTGCACAGCGGAAACGGGAGGCCCTGAAGGCAAGGGTGTAG
- a CDS encoding DUF695 domain-containing protein yields MEQTHHEPDWEFHFRSVDHKPGSIAVDLGLAKVAPVAEKPNLLQVSVQMVDPRPDGLSSLQETIVLQSLEDDLVEVLREFCKATYAGRLTSNGHRKVYFYMGEPNGYAEQVQRVMQRYNGHAYTVRLTKDESWSRYFNFLYPGPEQLQSIQNRKVLEELESNGDDLSKERQVDHWIYFKTADDRASFLQSIVKENYSVVTSDYLASSEDYPHRLHISRTDKIDQQRIDKVVLLLRRLAQKHNGDYDGWETSIKV; encoded by the coding sequence ATGGAACAGACGCATCACGAACCAGATTGGGAATTTCATTTCAGGAGCGTGGATCATAAGCCAGGCTCCATCGCCGTAGACTTGGGCCTTGCCAAGGTTGCCCCTGTGGCCGAAAAGCCGAACCTGCTGCAGGTGTCGGTGCAGATGGTGGACCCGCGGCCCGACGGGCTCTCGTCCTTGCAGGAGACTATCGTGCTGCAGAGCCTGGAAGACGATCTGGTGGAAGTGCTTCGGGAGTTTTGCAAAGCCACCTACGCCGGCCGCCTTACCTCCAACGGGCACCGCAAAGTATACTTTTACATGGGGGAGCCCAACGGCTACGCCGAGCAGGTGCAGCGGGTGATGCAACGCTACAACGGCCACGCCTACACGGTAAGGCTGACAAAGGATGAGAGCTGGAGCCGATACTTCAATTTCCTGTACCCCGGGCCGGAGCAGCTGCAAAGCATACAGAACCGCAAGGTGCTGGAGGAACTGGAGAGCAACGGCGACGACCTGAGCAAGGAGCGGCAGGTAGACCACTGGATATACTTTAAAACCGCGGACGATAGAGCCTCTTTCCTTCAAAGCATCGTCAAGGAGAACTACAGCGTGGTCACCAGCGATTACCTGGCCTCCTCAGAAGACTACCCGCACCGCCTGCACATCAGCCGCACCGATAAGATAGACCAGCAACGTATAGACAAGGTCGTGCTGCTCCTGCGGCGCCTGGCCCAGAAGCACAACGGCGACTACGACGGCTGGGAGACGTCCATCAAAGTATAG
- the rnr gene encoding ribonuclease R, whose product MRSKKDNKGGRDKESRSDRGRSRTRGGNTASSKETAREAYARKEPSNRKGGPKSAKAVVLEVFSNSPDTVFTMRQVTRRLGVTDKHGREQVQNLVKALARENKLLAVDEDKYMMNLKVDIVTGRVDLANSKYAYIVSAEREEDIRVHTEHLQYAMDGDLVKVEVLPSVRGGRQEGVVVEVLERSRTELVGLMELSKNFGFVVPDFKRLYFDIFVGERHLNEAQAGDKVLVRILEWPDKPGKNPTGEVIRVFGPAGEHEAEIHSIMAEFGLPFEFPEAVEEEAESMSEKIPAGEIAKRRDFRDVTTFTIDPADAKDFDDALSIQKLENGHWEIGVHIADVTHYVHPRSILEKEAYHRATSVYLVDRTIPMLPERLSNGLCSLRPQEEKLTFSVVFELDENGKLYDTWYGRTVIYSDRRFSYEEAQERIETGEGDFAEEVNILNNIAKKLQAKRFKNGAISFETVEVKFKLDENGKPLSVYVKERKDAHKLIEEFMLLANKRVAEFVFGLGKGKKRPTMVYRTHGNPDPDKLSTFSLFARKFGYKVDVDGDISEELNHLTAEIEGKPEQSVLQNLAIRTMAKAKYSTEPEGHFGLAFDHYSHFTSPIRRYPDMMAHRLLQHYLDGGSSTEKEEYEERCKHSSEMEKRAADAERASIKYKQVEFMKDTIGNQYKGIVSGVTEWGIFVEIEENKCEGMVRLADINDDYYELDADNYRIIGRQTKRIISFGDEVLVEVKSANLADRTIDLDLVETLKQH is encoded by the coding sequence ATGAGAAGCAAAAAAGACAACAAAGGCGGCAGAGACAAAGAGAGCCGCAGCGACAGAGGCCGCTCACGCACAAGAGGCGGCAATACAGCAAGCAGCAAAGAGACAGCCAGAGAGGCATACGCCCGTAAGGAGCCATCTAACCGCAAAGGTGGCCCTAAATCGGCGAAGGCGGTGGTGCTGGAGGTGTTTTCCAACAGCCCCGACACTGTGTTTACCATGCGCCAGGTTACCCGCCGTTTGGGCGTAACCGATAAGCATGGCCGCGAGCAGGTGCAAAACCTGGTAAAGGCGCTGGCGCGCGAGAACAAGCTGCTGGCCGTGGACGAGGACAAATACATGATGAACCTGAAAGTGGACATCGTGACGGGCCGCGTGGACCTGGCCAACAGCAAGTATGCCTATATTGTGTCGGCGGAGCGCGAAGAGGATATCCGTGTGCATACCGAGCACCTGCAGTACGCCATGGACGGCGACCTGGTGAAAGTGGAGGTGCTGCCTTCAGTGAGGGGCGGCCGCCAGGAGGGCGTGGTCGTGGAGGTGCTGGAGCGCTCGCGCACCGAACTGGTGGGGTTAATGGAGCTATCCAAGAACTTCGGCTTCGTGGTGCCCGACTTCAAGCGTTTATACTTCGATATTTTCGTAGGCGAGCGTCACCTCAACGAGGCCCAGGCGGGCGATAAGGTGCTGGTGCGCATTCTGGAGTGGCCGGATAAGCCGGGCAAGAACCCGACCGGCGAGGTGATCCGTGTGTTTGGCCCTGCCGGGGAGCACGAGGCGGAGATCCACTCCATCATGGCCGAGTTCGGCCTGCCGTTCGAGTTTCCGGAGGCCGTGGAAGAAGAGGCGGAAAGTATGTCGGAGAAAATCCCGGCCGGCGAGATCGCCAAGCGCCGCGACTTCCGCGATGTGACCACCTTCACCATAGACCCTGCCGATGCCAAGGATTTTGACGATGCCCTCTCTATCCAAAAGCTGGAGAACGGCCATTGGGAAATCGGCGTGCACATTGCCGACGTAACGCATTATGTGCACCCGAGAAGCATACTGGAGAAAGAAGCTTACCATAGAGCCACCTCCGTGTACTTGGTAGATAGGACCATCCCGATGCTGCCCGAGCGACTCTCCAACGGCCTTTGCTCCCTGCGCCCGCAGGAGGAGAAACTAACCTTCTCGGTGGTGTTTGAGCTCGACGAGAATGGCAAGCTGTACGACACCTGGTACGGCCGCACCGTTATCTACTCCGACCGCCGCTTTAGCTACGAGGAGGCGCAGGAGCGCATCGAAACCGGCGAAGGCGACTTTGCCGAGGAAGTTAACATCCTGAACAACATTGCCAAGAAACTGCAGGCCAAACGCTTTAAGAACGGCGCCATCTCCTTTGAGACGGTGGAGGTGAAGTTTAAGCTTGATGAAAACGGCAAGCCGCTGTCAGTGTATGTAAAAGAGCGCAAGGATGCCCACAAGCTGATCGAGGAGTTCATGCTGCTGGCCAACAAGCGCGTGGCCGAATTTGTGTTTGGCCTGGGCAAAGGCAAGAAGCGCCCCACCATGGTCTACCGCACGCACGGCAACCCGGACCCGGACAAGCTGAGCACGTTCTCCCTGTTCGCCCGCAAGTTTGGCTATAAGGTAGATGTGGATGGCGATATTTCCGAGGAGCTGAACCACCTGACCGCTGAGATTGAGGGTAAGCCCGAGCAGAGCGTGCTGCAGAACCTGGCCATCCGAACCATGGCCAAGGCCAAGTATAGCACCGAGCCGGAGGGTCACTTTGGTCTGGCCTTCGACCATTACTCGCACTTCACCTCGCCCATCCGCCGCTACCCCGACATGATGGCCCACCGCCTGTTGCAGCACTACCTCGATGGGGGAAGCTCCACTGAGAAGGAGGAGTATGAGGAGCGTTGCAAGCACTCTTCCGAAATGGAGAAGCGTGCCGCAGACGCTGAGCGTGCCTCCATCAAGTATAAGCAGGTGGAGTTCATGAAGGATACCATCGGAAATCAGTACAAGGGGATTGTGTCCGGTGTCACGGAATGGGGTATCTTTGTGGAGATTGAGGAGAACAAGTGCGAGGGCATGGTGCGCCTGGCCGACATCAACGACGATTATTATGAGTTGGATGCCGATAACTACCGCATCATCGGCCGCCAGACCAAGCGTATTATTTCGTTCGGCGATGAAGTGCTGGTGGAGGTGAAGAGCGCCAACCTGGCCGACCGTACCATCGATCTGGACCTAGTAGAGACACTAAAACAACATTAA
- a CDS encoding polyprenyl synthetase family protein, whose amino-acid sequence MDINILSEKLNHTLSTLRYGENPKELYEPIRYIMALGGKRIRPLLVLLGAKMFDEEVDHVLLPAAAVEVFHNFTLMHDDIMDRAPLRRGQQTVHEKWNANTAILSGDVMLVRAYELLLNVEPDKLPLVLRLFSRTAAEVCEGQQLDMNFERREQVSIPEYIHMIALKTAVLVGFSLELGAILQGAPKDDAEHLKAFGDNIGIAFQLRDDLLDVYGDKAKFGKQVGGDILSDKKTFLMLTALEQANSQQRETIIGWRDKTDERIAEEKVKAVTEVYDQLHIRHQTEQQIDLYFQKALHHLNAIQLPEERKSTVRGLALQLMERDS is encoded by the coding sequence GTGGATATCAACATCCTTTCCGAAAAGTTAAACCATACGTTATCCACGCTCCGCTACGGCGAAAACCCGAAGGAGCTTTACGAGCCGATCCGCTATATCATGGCGCTCGGTGGCAAAAGGATCCGTCCGCTGCTGGTGCTGCTGGGCGCCAAAATGTTTGACGAGGAGGTGGACCACGTGCTGTTGCCGGCTGCGGCGGTAGAGGTTTTCCACAACTTCACGCTCATGCACGACGACATCATGGACCGCGCCCCGCTACGGCGCGGGCAGCAAACCGTGCACGAGAAATGGAATGCCAACACAGCCATCCTTAGTGGCGACGTGATGTTGGTGCGGGCATACGAGCTGCTACTGAACGTGGAGCCCGACAAGCTGCCGCTGGTGCTGCGCCTGTTCAGCCGCACCGCCGCCGAGGTATGCGAGGGCCAGCAACTGGACATGAACTTCGAGCGCCGCGAGCAGGTGAGCATCCCAGAGTACATCCACATGATCGCGCTGAAGACGGCCGTGCTGGTGGGCTTCAGCCTCGAGCTGGGCGCCATCCTGCAGGGGGCGCCAAAAGACGATGCCGAGCACCTCAAGGCCTTCGGCGACAACATCGGCATTGCCTTCCAGCTACGCGACGATTTGCTGGACGTGTACGGCGACAAGGCCAAGTTCGGCAAGCAGGTGGGCGGCGATATCCTCTCGGATAAAAAGACGTTCCTGATGCTGACGGCGCTGGAGCAGGCAAATAGCCAGCAGCGCGAGACCATCATCGGCTGGCGCGACAAAACTGACGAACGTATAGCCGAAGAGAAAGTAAAGGCTGTGACCGAAGTATACGACCAACTCCACATCCGCCACCAGACGGAGCAGCAGATTGATCTATACTTCCAGAAAGCCCTGCACCACCTCAACGCTATCCAACTGCCGGAGGAGCGCAAAAGCACCGTCCGCGGCCTGGCGCTGCAACTAATGGAGCGCGATAGCTAA
- a CDS encoding HAD family hydrolase — protein sequence MDKFVIFDMDGVLVDSEPIHMELERLLFKQLNIAVSTTLHHTFVGMAPKRVWETLIREFSLPHTVDELFQLEKEVKHAELQARQIQCIPAVDTLLATLRENGYKLSVASSSPHLIIDLILKKLGFRHYFDFIVSSEDVRDGKPAPDIFLEVAQRYQVAPEQFIVIEDSSNGVKASKAAGMKCIGYKSANSGNQDLSLADLVTEDFSNLSLEEFERLRNDSAKV from the coding sequence ATGGACAAATTTGTAATCTTCGACATGGATGGCGTACTCGTAGACAGCGAGCCCATCCACATGGAACTGGAAAGACTGCTCTTCAAGCAGCTGAACATAGCTGTATCCACCACGCTGCATCACACCTTTGTGGGGATGGCCCCCAAAAGAGTCTGGGAAACCCTGATCCGGGAGTTCAGCCTGCCGCATACCGTAGACGAACTCTTCCAGCTTGAAAAGGAGGTAAAGCATGCCGAACTACAGGCCCGGCAGATTCAGTGCATCCCGGCAGTGGATACCCTGCTGGCCACCTTGAGGGAGAACGGCTACAAGCTCTCGGTGGCTTCTTCTTCTCCCCACCTGATCATCGATCTGATCCTTAAAAAGTTGGGATTCCGGCATTACTTCGACTTTATTGTGAGCAGCGAGGACGTGCGCGACGGCAAGCCAGCCCCGGACATATTCCTGGAGGTGGCGCAGCGCTACCAGGTAGCACCGGAGCAGTTTATAGTAATAGAGGACAGCAGCAACGGCGTGAAAGCTTCCAAAGCTGCCGGCATGAAGTGCATCGGCTATAAATCCGCTAACTCAGGAAACCAGGACCTTTCCCTGGCCGATCTGGTGACCGAGGATTTCAGCAACCTTAGCCTGGAAGAATTTGAAAGACTACGTAACGACTCGGCCAAAGTATAA
- a CDS encoding rhomboid family intramembrane serine protease — MSVTIILIIITVGISLYAWQNEGLMHKWIFQPYAVQRDNSWYRFLTSGFLHADFTHLLFNMFTLFFFGDVVEYVFKTAYGSTTGVLLYLLVYLGGIIISDVPTYFKHRNDPPYRALGASGGVASIVFSSILFYPTLDICLFAFLCLPGFIFGVLYMMYSYFSGKRMGDNINHDAHLYGALFGFLLSLALVPSALPSFFQQIANWRMF; from the coding sequence ATGAGCGTTACCATTATCCTGATCATTATCACCGTTGGCATTTCGCTGTACGCCTGGCAGAACGAGGGCCTGATGCACAAATGGATCTTCCAGCCCTATGCCGTGCAGCGCGACAACTCCTGGTACCGCTTCCTTACCTCCGGCTTCCTGCACGCCGACTTTACGCACCTGCTGTTCAACATGTTCACGCTTTTCTTCTTTGGCGATGTGGTGGAGTATGTGTTTAAGACGGCTTACGGCTCTACTACAGGCGTGCTTTTATACTTGCTCGTATACCTGGGCGGCATCATTATATCGGATGTGCCCACTTACTTTAAGCACCGCAACGACCCGCCTTACCGCGCGCTGGGAGCCTCGGGCGGGGTAGCCAGCATCGTGTTCTCCAGTATACTTTTCTACCCCACGCTGGATATCTGCCTGTTTGCCTTCCTGTGCCTGCCGGGCTTTATCTTCGGTGTGCTGTACATGATGTATTCCTACTTCTCGGGCAAGCGCATGGGCGACAACATCAACCACGATGCTCACTTGTACGGCGCCTTGTTTGGTTTTTTGCTGAGCCTGGCGCTGGTGCCGAGTGCGCTGCCAAGCTTTTTCCAGCAGATAGCCAACTGGCGCATGTTTTAA
- a CDS encoding fasciclin domain-containing protein, whose translation MKLTQNNLYIKFLLIALFAVWGQVGQAQENRPMMEYLIQERPVLAGLLTKAGLTPMLSGDAQITLFAPPESALQSINEESPERLRAILSSHIVRGIHLEQDLKEGKTMKSVCSSTGITVYRKKGQALINGVPIQRPNLQVRNGVVHELGGLIRS comes from the coding sequence ATGAAGCTGACGCAAAACAACCTATACATAAAATTCCTGCTAATTGCACTGTTTGCCGTATGGGGCCAGGTGGGGCAGGCCCAGGAAAATCGCCCTATGATGGAGTACCTGATACAGGAACGCCCTGTGTTGGCTGGCCTGCTTACCAAGGCCGGCTTAACACCTATGCTGTCGGGGGATGCGCAGATTACACTGTTTGCACCACCGGAGAGTGCCCTGCAAAGTATAAATGAGGAATCGCCGGAGCGGCTGCGGGCCATACTTTCGAGCCACATTGTAAGAGGCATACACCTGGAGCAGGACCTGAAGGAGGGTAAAACCATGAAATCGGTTTGTAGTTCCACCGGCATTACTGTTTACCGTAAGAAGGGCCAGGCGCTGATAAACGGCGTGCCTATACAGCGCCCTAACCTACAGGTCAGAAACGGCGTAGTGCACGAACTGGGTGGCCTCATCCGCAGTTAA
- a CDS encoding SLC13 family permease produces the protein MTVEIGIVLGIILLAVILFVTERLSIDTVAILTMVLFMVTGILTPAEGFAGFSNPATITVASMFIISSAIFRSGVLNSVGVGLTRIGRNSYLLCLLALMLTSGLLSAFINDTAVVALLMPVVIQVSRDIRVSPAKLLIPLSFGALLGGVCTLIGTSTNILVSGIALAQGVEPLTMFEFLPAGIVFLVVGITYMFFLGRHLLPDRKHTESLSEEFNMGDYLTEIVLLPDSPLVGVPLQRSSLVRDLDIEVMQVLREKEKLQVFPALILRANDVLKVRIGVEKLKKLKQQQGVILKSERRFRDEDVGMYDSMLYEAIVTPNSYMGGKSLKELNFRAYNYGASVLAIRHRDEIVHDKLAHVKLSAGDVLLIAADSDQAEKLRQNDDILIISQTVRSNFDYTKIVPVLLISVGVVLAAATGLVPIVLSAIAGVVAMVIFRCIKLEEAYSAIDWKVIFMLGGVLSMGAALEKTGAAKLLADYLILGVGSYGPHVLLSVFFFTTFMTTNFMSNNATAALLAPIAIVTAQELGVSERPFIMAVAYAASLSFMTPMGYQTNTMIYGPGNYRFSDYLKVGTPLNLLLWLIASLIIPYFFPF, from the coding sequence ATGACCGTTGAGATAGGGATTGTGTTAGGGATTATTCTGCTGGCGGTTATACTCTTCGTAACCGAGCGGCTCTCCATTGACACAGTTGCCATTCTGACCATGGTGCTTTTTATGGTTACGGGCATACTTACCCCTGCCGAGGGCTTTGCCGGCTTCAGCAATCCTGCCACCATTACGGTCGCCTCCATGTTTATCATCAGTTCCGCCATCTTCAGATCCGGCGTGCTGAACAGCGTGGGGGTGGGGCTCACGCGCATAGGCCGTAACAGTTACCTGCTGTGCCTGCTGGCCCTCATGCTGACCTCGGGGCTGCTGTCCGCCTTCATAAACGATACCGCTGTGGTTGCCCTGCTCATGCCCGTTGTAATCCAGGTTAGCAGGGATATCCGCGTAAGCCCCGCCAAGCTGCTTATTCCGCTTAGTTTCGGGGCATTGCTCGGCGGGGTGTGTACCCTCATTGGCACCTCTACCAATATCCTGGTAAGTGGTATTGCACTGGCGCAGGGCGTAGAGCCGCTTACCATGTTTGAGTTTTTGCCGGCCGGTATCGTGTTTCTGGTGGTTGGTATTACGTACATGTTTTTTCTGGGACGCCACCTGCTACCCGATCGCAAGCACACCGAAAGTCTCTCAGAGGAATTTAATATGGGGGATTATCTAACTGAGATCGTGCTGCTGCCCGACTCGCCCCTGGTGGGGGTGCCCCTGCAGCGCTCCAGCCTGGTGCGCGACCTGGATATAGAGGTGATGCAGGTGCTGCGTGAGAAGGAGAAGCTGCAGGTGTTCCCGGCGCTCATACTTAGGGCCAACGATGTGCTGAAGGTGCGTATAGGTGTGGAGAAGCTGAAAAAGCTGAAGCAGCAGCAGGGAGTTATACTCAAGTCGGAGCGCAGGTTCAGGGACGAGGACGTGGGCATGTATGACAGTATGCTCTATGAAGCCATCGTTACCCCGAACTCCTACATGGGAGGCAAGTCGCTGAAAGAACTTAACTTCCGGGCCTATAACTACGGCGCCTCCGTGCTGGCCATCCGCCACCGCGACGAGATCGTACACGATAAGCTGGCCCACGTGAAGTTATCGGCAGGCGACGTGCTGCTGATAGCCGCCGATAGCGACCAGGCTGAAAAACTTCGCCAGAACGATGATATCCTCATCATCTCCCAAACCGTGCGCAGCAACTTTGACTACACCAAGATTGTACCTGTGCTGCTCATAAGCGTAGGAGTGGTGCTGGCGGCGGCCACGGGGCTGGTACCTATTGTGCTGAGCGCGATAGCAGGGGTGGTGGCGATGGTCATCTTTAGGTGCATAAAGCTGGAGGAAGCCTACAGCGCCATCGACTGGAAAGTGATCTTTATGCTGGGGGGCGTGCTCTCGATGGGAGCCGCGCTGGAGAAAACAGGGGCAGCCAAACTGCTGGCCGACTACCTTATACTTGGAGTAGGTAGCTATGGCCCGCACGTGCTGCTCTCAGTGTTCTTCTTCACCACCTTCATGACCACCAACTTTATGTCGAACAATGCTACGGCGGCCCTGCTGGCGCCCATTGCCATTGTAACGGCGCAGGAGCTGGGCGTGAGCGAGCGGCCGTTTATCATGGCGGTGGCCTATGCCGCCTCCCTCAGCTTCATGACCCCGATGGGCTACCAGACCAACACTATGATCTATGGCCCCGGCAATTACCGCTTCT